One window from the genome of Treponema sp. OMZ 838 encodes:
- a CDS encoding formylglycine-generating enzyme family protein, giving the protein MKGKDRKTEVLGFSIVLLLAALLVCTGCPGTVGSSGSGNGEITPPSGNVGSFEDTGDGFIKITPPAVGITGMDPTDPLPGLGDEWKGVFREGRKVKLSPYKLGKMEVTYKLWKEVYDWAVKAENGYTFANVGVKGKDGSGSEEEPVTKVSWRDCIVWCNAYTQKTNNAESECVYRKSKTDTTVLKDATDTAACDAAYADMSKKGFRLPTEAEWEYAARWQNESTNAEKYGNVWLTKLNSASGAKDKWDTAETGEVAWYSGNADNETHPVGEKRSNALGLHDMSGNVWEWCFDRYDNNPTANDGAYESGGFVTDPQGAASGNFRVMRGGSWNVSAKDCVVGFRFFVVPGSSIGILGFRVGCRP; this is encoded by the coding sequence ATGAAAGGAAAGGATAGAAAGACAGAAGTCTTAGGTTTTTCGATAGTGCTGCTGCTAGCTGCACTGTTAGTGTGTACCGGCTGCCCGGGTACTGTAGGAAGTAGCGGTTCGGGAAATGGAGAAATTACACCACCTTCCGGCAATGTAGGTAGTTTTGAAGATACAGGCGACGGCTTTATAAAAATAACCCCACCTGCAGTAGGAATTACCGGTATGGATCCGACAGATCCTTTGCCCGGATTGGGAGATGAATGGAAAGGCGTATTTCGCGAAGGGCGTAAGGTAAAATTGAGTCCTTATAAGCTGGGCAAAATGGAAGTGACGTATAAGCTGTGGAAAGAAGTATACGACTGGGCGGTAAAAGCTGAAAACGGGTATACGTTTGCCAATGTAGGAGTAAAAGGCAAAGACGGAAGTGGGAGCGAAGAAGAGCCGGTAACGAAGGTAAGTTGGCGAGACTGTATTGTATGGTGCAATGCGTATACCCAGAAAACGAACAATGCTGAGAGCGAATGCGTCTACCGCAAAAGCAAGACCGATACTACGGTATTAAAAGACGCGACTGATACAGCTGCTTGCGATGCTGCCTATGCCGATATGAGTAAAAAAGGTTTTAGACTTCCTACAGAAGCCGAATGGGAATATGCAGCCCGGTGGCAAAACGAAAGTACGAATGCTGAAAAATACGGCAATGTATGGCTGACCAAACTAAACAGTGCGAGTGGAGCGAAAGACAAGTGGGATACAGCCGAAACGGGAGAAGTTGCATGGTATAGCGGTAATGCAGACAATGAAACCCATCCTGTAGGAGAAAAGCGGTCAAATGCACTTGGCTTACACGATATGAGTGGGAACGTCTGGGAATGGTGTTTTGACCGGTATGATAATAATCCTACAGCAAACGACGGCGCTTACGAATCCGGCGGATTTGTAACCGACCCGCAGGGTGCTGCTTCCGGTAATTTCCGCGTCATGCGCGGCGGTAGCTGGAACGTTAGCGCGAAGGACTGCGTCGTCGGTTTTCGGTTCTTCGTCGTCCCCGGCAGCAGCATCGGCATTCTTGGCTTTCGTGTGGGTTGTCGCCCCTAG
- a CDS encoding AAA family ATPase: protein MNAPRKLPIGIQSFKDLREKKFLYVDKTVYLSRLVNNSKVYFLSRPRRFGKSLFLSTLAAYFLGQKELFKDLYIEQAEEEQAVREQRLAWLEYPVLYLDFNTGQYELSGALDETLSYFLDTEEPRYNLQKSGLSHAKRFTSLIKAAYQQTGKQVVILVDEYDKPLLQTMGVNEELNEHYRNTLKAFYSVIKTCDQYIRFAFLTGVTKFSKISIFSDLNNLRDISMEKQYAGICGLSQTELEETFQQDIQVLADEQDLTYQEALAALKQWYDGYLFHPAGEGMYNPFSVLSALAKKEISSYWFGTGTPTFLVNFLKEAHYYIPDLDGNVELNQTGLETYRAVAQDALPILFQAGYLTIKKYIKDLRLYQLGFPNDEVRYGFLENLLPAYSGLTLSQSGVWIGRFVQDIRKGNVDEFMERLKSIISSIVYDNFTAENLKLREQNYQTAVYLVFALMGQFVQTEVHCHSTAMEGGGSMQQRCFGGAETRSQNYTWMYSFDRRADCVLKTADAVYIFEFKLSDNGSAEEALNQIKTQEYAAPYKGSGQKIVLIGAGFDEEKRTIRDWKVEKF from the coding sequence ATGAACGCACCACGCAAACTACCGATCGGCATCCAAAGTTTTAAAGATTTGAGGGAAAAAAAATTTCTCTATGTTGATAAAACGGTGTATCTTTCGCGATTAGTCAATAATAGTAAGGTGTATTTCTTAAGCCGTCCGCGCAGATTTGGTAAGAGCTTGTTTCTTTCAACCCTCGCTGCCTATTTTCTCGGTCAAAAAGAGCTGTTCAAGGATTTGTATATTGAACAAGCGGAAGAAGAACAGGCTGTACGAGAACAGCGATTGGCATGGCTGGAATACCCTGTGCTCTATTTGGATTTTAATACCGGGCAATATGAACTGAGCGGCGCTTTAGATGAAACGCTTAGCTATTTTTTAGATACCGAAGAGCCGAGATACAATCTGCAAAAGAGCGGGCTCTCTCATGCTAAACGGTTTACATCCCTGATAAAGGCTGCCTATCAGCAAACGGGTAAGCAAGTGGTCATCCTTGTAGACGAATATGATAAACCCCTCCTGCAAACAATGGGTGTGAACGAAGAACTGAACGAACACTACCGTAATACACTCAAAGCATTTTACTCTGTTATAAAAACCTGTGATCAATATATTCGCTTTGCGTTTTTAACCGGCGTTACTAAATTCAGCAAGATTAGTATTTTTAGCGATTTAAATAACCTCCGTGACATATCGATGGAAAAACAGTATGCCGGTATCTGCGGTCTCTCACAAACAGAGCTTGAAGAAACTTTCCAACAGGACATACAGGTGCTTGCCGATGAACAAGACCTCACGTATCAAGAGGCTTTGGCGGCTTTAAAGCAGTGGTATGACGGCTATTTGTTCCATCCTGCCGGGGAAGGGATGTACAACCCCTTTAGTGTGTTGAGCGCCTTAGCCAAAAAAGAGATTAGCAGTTACTGGTTCGGCACGGGAACACCGACTTTTTTAGTTAACTTCTTAAAAGAAGCACACTATTATATCCCCGACCTCGATGGCAATGTTGAGTTGAATCAAACAGGATTGGAAACGTACCGGGCGGTGGCACAGGATGCATTGCCCATTCTGTTTCAAGCAGGGTACCTTACCATCAAGAAGTATATAAAAGATCTGCGGCTGTATCAGCTGGGTTTTCCGAATGATGAAGTTCGGTACGGCTTTTTGGAGAATCTCTTGCCTGCGTATTCCGGTTTAACATTGAGTCAAAGCGGGGTATGGATAGGACGGTTTGTACAGGACATCCGCAAGGGGAATGTGGACGAGTTTATGGAGCGGCTTAAGTCGATTATTTCCAGTATTGTATACGACAACTTCACCGCAGAAAACTTGAAACTGCGGGAGCAGAATTACCAAACGGCAGTGTATCTCGTCTTTGCGCTGATGGGACAGTTTGTGCAAACGGAAGTACACTGCCACAGTACCGCCATGGAGGGCGGTGGTTCCATGCAGCAGCGATGTTTCGGCGGTGCCGAAACTCGTAGTCAAAACTATACATGGATGTATAGTTTTGACAGACGTGCAGATTGTGTACTCAAAACCGCTGATGCTGTGTATATCTTCGAGTTTAAGCTCTCCGATAACGGTAGTGCGGAAGAGGCTCTCAACCAGATAAAAACGCAGGAGTATGCGGCGCCGTACAAGGGAAGTGGGCAGAAGATAGTGCTTATCGGTGCGGGATTTGATGAAGAAAAACGAACGATAAGAGACTGGAAGGTAGAGAAGTTTTAG
- a CDS encoding tyrosine-type recombinase/integrase, with protein MRKPWSMHKRNGIYQTQLYDYSNKRYCTAKSTGTKDLNEATLIAYRRAMEFDSGIATEYTEWVKNVSMITLSNEKRPLNTEIAALVQAACQDAIAQALQGTQCSKNTQRPYSVSAAEYEDAPEEVKPLLDRLSTLTFYDYILLYWNYSESPYIKGLIRKGETPPNPERFHQYLCIMKKYARHFPQCLLTEISGAKIDTMLGLIKNAGNLKVETVKGIRSSFIQALRFAYRNNLLVRDVTPQITRDSKASQKKAKKEAEKAIFTKEELKRLFMSDDNPFRSDLYRLINELLFKTGCRIGELQALQIQDFIKDADGYALRISKNYCRAGNRLKCTKTERVDIVPISADLAARLIAHIEKHPAKDSGQAFIFSSVTDVYKPLRYESINKDFNKTMKKLGFKRPNLTLHSYRHTFATCLSMAGHSEGHMLYITRHESTEELHRYTNHYTPDIERIKHQATIDIEKLFT; from the coding sequence ATGCGTAAACCGTGGAGTATGCACAAAAGAAACGGCATTTATCAGACGCAGCTGTATGACTACAGCAACAAGCGGTATTGTACCGCCAAAAGCACCGGTACAAAAGACCTGAACGAAGCGACGCTTATAGCCTATCGGCGGGCGATGGAGTTTGATAGCGGCATTGCGACAGAGTACACCGAATGGGTTAAGAATGTTTCAATGATAACGCTTTCCAATGAAAAGCGTCCGCTTAATACTGAAATAGCGGCGCTGGTACAGGCAGCCTGTCAAGACGCTATCGCTCAAGCGTTGCAGGGTACCCAATGTAGTAAAAACACACAGCGGCCATATTCCGTATCGGCAGCAGAGTACGAAGATGCCCCGGAAGAAGTCAAGCCGTTATTAGATCGGCTTTCAACCCTCACTTTTTATGATTATATCCTTCTTTATTGGAATTACAGCGAAAGTCCGTACATAAAAGGGCTTATCCGCAAAGGCGAAACCCCGCCAAACCCCGAACGATTTCACCAGTACCTCTGTATTATGAAAAAATATGCGCGGCATTTTCCGCAATGCCTTTTAACCGAGATAAGTGGAGCAAAAATTGACACGATGCTCGGGTTGATAAAAAATGCCGGAAATCTCAAAGTGGAGACCGTGAAAGGCATCCGTTCTAGCTTTATTCAAGCGCTACGATTTGCCTATCGGAACAACCTTCTTGTTCGGGATGTTACACCACAGATAACAAGGGATTCAAAGGCTTCCCAAAAGAAAGCAAAGAAAGAAGCAGAAAAAGCGATATTTACAAAAGAAGAGCTTAAACGTCTTTTTATGAGCGATGATAATCCTTTCCGTTCGGATCTCTATCGGCTGATTAACGAATTACTTTTTAAGACCGGCTGCCGCATCGGAGAGTTGCAAGCCCTTCAGATACAAGATTTTATCAAAGACGCAGACGGATACGCTCTCAGGATTAGTAAAAACTACTGCCGCGCCGGGAATCGGCTTAAATGTACTAAAACGGAGCGGGTGGATATTGTTCCAATATCAGCTGACCTTGCAGCGAGACTTATAGCGCACATTGAAAAGCACCCCGCAAAGGATAGCGGGCAAGCATTTATTTTTAGCTCCGTTACGGATGTTTATAAACCGCTTCGCTATGAAAGTATCAATAAAGATTTTAACAAGACAATGAAAAAACTTGGCTTCAAAAGGCCAAACCTAACCCTTCACAGCTACCGCCATACATTTGCGACGTGCTTGAGTATGGCGGGGCATTCGGAAGGACACATGCTCTACATAACCCGTCACGAAAGCACCGAAGAATTGCATCGTTACACTAATCACTATACGCCGGACATAGAACGAATAAAACACCAGGCGACGATCGATATAGAAAAGCTGTTTACCTAG
- a CDS encoding YjcQ family protein encodes MKNTAKNTIVCYNVSMTKAFKTIYTLLNRLEKGLDYEDFDAEKEISPKALKITENRWNAYIKMLNDAGYITGVRIDDYINGEVDIDISEISLTLQGLQYLAENTMMVRMWNAFKTVKEVKDAIVP; translated from the coding sequence ATGAAAAACACTGCAAAAAATACGATTGTGTGTTACAATGTCAGTATGACAAAGGCATTTAAAACAATTTATACCCTTCTCAACCGGCTTGAAAAAGGCCTTGACTATGAAGATTTTGACGCTGAAAAAGAAATTAGCCCCAAAGCGCTCAAAATCACCGAAAACCGATGGAACGCTTATATCAAAATGCTTAACGATGCCGGTTATATTACCGGCGTAAGAATTGACGATTATATAAACGGCGAGGTTGATATTGATATATCGGAAATCAGCTTGACGCTTCAGGGATTACAGTATTTAGCGGAAAATACCATGATGGTGCGGATGTGGAACGCATTCAAAACGGTTAAAGAAGTGAAAGATGCTATAGTTCCATAA